From Microbacterium sp. CGR2:
GGATGCCGTGCGCGGCGAGGGAAAGCGCGAGCACGACGAGACGCACCGCGACGGAGGCGCGGTGCGGTGAGGGGTCGACCGCGAGGATCGAGGCGGTGAACAGGACGCCCGTGAGAAGAAAATGCGCCATCAGCAGGATGTGCAGGAACGATTCCGAGGTGTTCTGGTACAGCGGCGTGAGGTGCAGCACCCAGAGTCCTCCGACGTTGAGCAGTGCGGCGACGACCGGATGCATGAGCACCCGCACCGGCCAGCTGCGCAGCGCGCGGCTGAGGCGGCGCGCGGGAAGCACGGCGAAACTGCGCAGGGCGAGGGTGACCGGCGCCGCGAGCACGAGGAACAGCGGCGCGACCATCCCGATCAGCAGGTGGCCGACGATGTGAGCGGTGAACGGGCGGTCGGCGGATGCCAGCGTGCCGGACAACGCGATCGCCGCCGTCGCGAGCCCGAGCAGCCAGAACGTCATGCGCCACCAGGGCCACGGTCGTCCGATGCGCTGCTCACCCACCGCGGCGGCGACATAGACGATCGCCGCGGCCACGAACGGAAGCAG
This genomic window contains:
- a CDS encoding cytochrome c oxidase assembly protein: MHDHSPGGGSPFGQWIMLLPFVAAAIVYVAAAVGEQRIGRPWPWWRMTFWLLGLATAAIALSGTLASADRPFTAHIVGHLLIGMVAPLFLVLAAPVTLALRSFAVLPARRLSRALRSWPVRVLMHPVVAALLNVGGLWVLHLTPLYQNTSESFLHILLMAHFLLTGVLFTASILAVDPSPHRASVAVRLVVLALSLAAHGILAKTLYAAAVGAPGALAGLVHAPDVSPADLQTGAQIMFYGGDLVDLTLIGLLLWGWYRSPARRRATQDGRMPRRRPSALQRGMP